The uncultured Desulfobulbus sp. genome window below encodes:
- a CDS encoding ecotin family protein, with amino-acid sequence MMKIGPLTVLLLLGAIVLAQAADNMKAFPPANSGMVRYVLQLPEQSDEALFKVELIVGKNVEVDKENRYFFGGTIESRSIPGWGFTRYEVTKVGPMAGTLMAVDPSAPKINRFIALGGAPYLIGYNSRLPVVVYVPEGTEVRYRIWSAEPEMHSMSKE; translated from the coding sequence ATGATGAAGATAGGCCCACTGACAGTCCTTTTACTGCTCGGAGCAATAGTTCTTGCCCAGGCTGCGGATAACATGAAAGCATTTCCGCCAGCCAATAGTGGCATGGTACGCTACGTGTTGCAACTCCCCGAACAGAGCGATGAGGCCTTGTTCAAAGTGGAGCTGATTGTCGGCAAGAATGTCGAGGTTGATAAGGAAAACAGATACTTCTTCGGCGGTACAATCGAGTCGCGGTCAATTCCGGGATGGGGATTCACCCGTTACGAGGTCACCAAAGTCGGCCCGATGGCAGGAACACTCATGGCCGTGGATCCGAGCGCACCTAAAATCAATCGCTTTATCGCACTGGGCGGTGCGCCATACCTTATTGGCTACAACAGCAGGCTTCCCGTGGTCGTTTATGTACCTGAAGGTACCGAGGTGCGCTACCGCATATGGAGCGCCGAGCCCGAGATGCACTCAATGAGCAAGGAATGA
- a CDS encoding ATP-binding cassette domain-containing protein — translation MDTDEPVLRLTNIHKSYGSDEVLKGINLIANRGEVLTLLGRSGAGKST, via the coding sequence ATGGACACAGACGAACCTGTCCTGCGTTTAACAAATATCCATAAATCGTATGGAAGCGATGAGGTGCTCAAAGGGATCAACCTCATTGCCAATAGGGGAGAGGTGCTGACGCTCTTAGGGCGAAGCGGTGCCGGAAAATCGACCTAG
- a CDS encoding amino acid ABC transporter ATP-binding protein, with translation MNLLEQPDVGEIVVSGTHLSFPVAKGINSRLKTNTVLELRRKTGMVFQPFNLWSHKTVLENVIEAPVTVMKMRKKEASDRARELLAKVGLFERQESYPSQLSGGQQQRVAIARALAIEPQLLLFDESTSALDPELVGEVLKVMGELAAEGRTMLIVTHELGFARDVSSKMVFLDKGHLLEQGPPRQLLNNPSSEQFKTFLARSFAERIMVAT, from the coding sequence ATCAACCTGCTCGAACAACCGGATGTCGGCGAGATTGTTGTAAGCGGAACGCATTTGTCTTTTCCTGTGGCCAAAGGGATCAACAGTAGGTTGAAGACCAATACCGTTCTCGAGTTACGGCGGAAGACAGGTATGGTCTTTCAGCCTTTTAATCTCTGGAGTCATAAAACCGTGCTTGAAAATGTGATTGAGGCTCCGGTCACTGTTATGAAAATGAGGAAGAAAGAGGCGAGCGACCGGGCAAGGGAACTGCTTGCCAAAGTGGGGCTGTTCGAGCGACAGGAGAGTTATCCATCCCAGCTTTCAGGCGGTCAGCAACAACGGGTGGCTATTGCCAGGGCCCTTGCCATTGAACCGCAACTTTTGCTCTTTGATGAATCGACTTCTGCTCTCGATCCCGAGTTGGTGGGGGAGGTCCTTAAGGTCATGGGCGAGCTGGCGGCGGAAGGACGAACCATGTTGATCGTCACCCATGAGCTTGGTTTTGCACGAGATGTCTCCTCGAAGATGGTCTTCCTGGACAAGGGGCATCTGCTCGAACAGGGGCCACCGCGTCAACTGCTGAATAATCCGAGCTCCGAGCAGTTCAAAACATTTCTCGCCAGGTCTTTTGCTGAAAGGATCATGGTTGCAACTTGA
- a CDS encoding transporter substrate-binding domain-containing protein, which translates to MKKLFVLFLMFFSIIHTQALAADRLLRIAIEGQYPPFNFIDQQGQPKGFEIDLARELCRSIGRTCTFVVLDWNGMLPGLLAGKVDAIMASMSITEKRKKAVAFTDKYYEESGSFVIRKDSGQQISPEGLKGKKIGVQNSTTWESYIKNTYPDAQVVFFEDDNRGCFDLLSGRIDTYLAQSYFMSEWVKKPEAKNLVIAGDPVRDTRSIGEGIGIALKKSNTELKKELNEALAAIIADGTYQQIASSYFDFDIYGFQNN; encoded by the coding sequence ATGAAAAAGTTATTTGTACTCTTTTTGATGTTTTTCTCCATCATCCATACCCAGGCACTGGCCGCAGATCGCCTTTTAAGGATTGCCATTGAGGGGCAATATCCCCCCTTTAACTTTATAGATCAACAGGGCCAGCCCAAAGGTTTTGAGATTGATCTCGCCCGGGAACTGTGTCGCAGCATTGGCCGAACCTGTACATTTGTAGTGCTGGATTGGAATGGCATGTTACCCGGACTCCTTGCCGGTAAAGTGGACGCGATTATGGCCAGCATGTCCATCACCGAGAAACGGAAAAAAGCAGTTGCTTTCACAGATAAATATTACGAAGAGAGTGGCAGTTTTGTTATTCGCAAAGACTCCGGGCAGCAAATCTCTCCTGAGGGACTAAAAGGAAAGAAGATAGGTGTCCAGAATTCCACGACTTGGGAGAGCTACATTAAAAATACCTATCCCGATGCGCAGGTCGTCTTTTTTGAGGATGATAACCGGGGCTGTTTTGACCTATTGTCAGGACGGATCGATACCTATCTTGCCCAGAGCTATTTTATGAGTGAGTGGGTGAAAAAGCCCGAGGCCAAAAATCTTGTGATCGCGGGCGATCCCGTACGCGATACTCGCTCTATCGGTGAGGGGATTGGTATTGCGCTCAAAAAATCAAATACTGAGCTTAAAAAAGAATTGAATGAGGCTTTGGCCGCGATCATCGCCGATGGCACCTATCAGCAGATAGCCTCCTCCTATTTTGATTTCGATATATACGGATTCCAGAATAATTAA
- a CDS encoding ABC transporter permease subunit (The N-terminal region of this protein, as described by TIGR01726, is a three transmembrane segment that identifies a subfamily of ABC transporter permease subunits, which specificities that include histidine, arginine, glutamine, glutamate, L-cystine (sic), the opines (in Agrobacterium) octopine and nopaline, etc.), giving the protein MLELNGYGLSLLLGMVNTVKLSAGALVIGFFLGGAGAVAKLSASSFLRCIANGLTTIIRGIPELLFIFGLYLGSSVVVNSTAQFFGYQEYIDINAFWAGIIALSIVFGAYATEVFRGAILAVPEGQVLAAKAFGFTPYMTFRRIIIPQMWRGALPGLGNLFLVLLKNTALLSVIGVQDLMRNADSAVGYTHKPFVFYLVATALYQVLTAISMLGIRILEKRAGLGVKQGF; this is encoded by the coding sequence ATGCTTGAACTGAACGGATACGGCCTCTCTCTGCTGCTTGGGATGGTCAACACGGTGAAGCTAAGCGCAGGAGCACTGGTCATCGGCTTCTTTTTAGGGGGAGCCGGGGCTGTTGCCAAACTCTCAGCTTCCTCGTTTCTGCGTTGTATTGCTAATGGCCTCACCACGATCATTCGCGGTATTCCTGAGCTGTTATTTATTTTTGGGCTCTATCTCGGGAGCAGTGTTGTGGTGAACAGCACTGCCCAATTTTTTGGCTATCAGGAGTATATTGATATCAACGCCTTCTGGGCGGGGATCATTGCTTTGAGCATTGTTTTTGGGGCCTATGCAACAGAGGTATTCAGGGGGGCGATTTTGGCGGTTCCAGAAGGGCAGGTCCTTGCGGCCAAAGCCTTTGGCTTCACCCCATACATGACCTTCAGACGAATTATCATTCCACAGATGTGGCGGGGCGCCCTGCCCGGGCTGGGGAATCTGTTTTTGGTTCTCTTGAAAAATACAGCCTTACTCTCGGTCATCGGCGTGCAGGATCTGATGCGCAATGCCGATTCTGCCGTGGGGTATACCCATAAGCCCTTTGTGTTTTATCTTGTCGCCACTGCGCTTTATCAGGTGTTGACTGCCATCAGTATGCTCGGGATCAGGATACTTGAAAAACGTGCGGGTTTGGGAGTGAAACAGGGCTTCTGA
- a CDS encoding ABC transporter permease — MDVVLMLEALPKLLRATELTLLLVGMTLVLGLALSFVVVLLRVSNKKILSWPATGYIFFFRDSPLLVQLFLIYYGLSQFEAVRASILWPIFREPLWCTLLAFCLNTAAYTGELLRGAIEAVPSGQIEAGRAMGLSTWMLYRRIILPQAIQIALPAYSNEVVYTIKDSSLASVVTLMELTGMARNIIAQTYKPLEIFVLAASIYLLLVFVATRIFKWLEKRLATP, encoded by the coding sequence ATGGATGTAGTACTCATGCTCGAAGCACTCCCCAAATTGTTGAGGGCGACCGAGTTGACCTTGTTGCTTGTGGGCATGACCCTTGTTCTTGGTCTTGCACTTTCTTTCGTGGTTGTCCTGCTTCGTGTCTCCAATAAAAAAATTCTCAGCTGGCCGGCCACTGGCTACATATTTTTTTTCAGGGACAGTCCGCTGCTGGTGCAGCTCTTTTTAATATATTATGGCCTGTCCCAGTTTGAAGCGGTTCGTGCGAGCATACTTTGGCCGATTTTTCGAGAGCCTCTGTGGTGTACTCTCCTGGCCTTTTGTCTCAATACCGCAGCCTATACCGGTGAGCTGCTCAGAGGTGCCATTGAAGCGGTTCCATCAGGGCAGATTGAAGCGGGCAGGGCCATGGGGTTGAGTACCTGGATGCTCTATAGAAGAATTATCCTTCCCCAGGCGATACAAATTGCCCTGCCTGCTTACAGCAATGAGGTCGTTTACACGATTAAAGACAGCTCCTTGGCAAGCGTGGTGACCCTCATGGAATTGACCGGAATGGCGCGAAATATTATTGCTCAAACCTATAAGCCCCTTGAAATATTTGTTTTGGCGGCCTCTATTTATCTTCTCCTGGTTTTTGTGGCCACACGGATTTTTAAATGGCTGGAAAAACGTTTAGCCACCCCTTGA
- a CDS encoding DoxX family protein, translating into MLKKMFATRNDVALTVLRLALAVVVLPHGAQKVLGVFGGAGFNGTMQFFTVTMGIPYLLGLMAVLAESLGSLGLLFGFMTRLSAFGVGVTMVVAALMVHVQNGFFYELVRDPGR; encoded by the coding sequence TTGTTGAAAAAAATGTTTGCAACAAGAAATGATGTAGCCCTGACCGTCCTTCGTCTTGCCCTGGCTGTGGTCGTGCTTCCCCACGGAGCGCAAAAGGTTCTGGGGGTGTTTGGTGGCGCAGGATTTAACGGAACAATGCAGTTTTTCACTGTAACCATGGGGATTCCCTACCTGTTAGGTCTCATGGCAGTATTGGCCGAATCACTTGGGTCCCTTGGCCTTCTCTTTGGCTTTATGACCCGCCTCAGTGCATTTGGAGTCGGTGTAACCATGGTGGTCGCTGCCCTGATGGTTCACGTGCAAAACGGTTTTTTTTATGAACTGGTTCGGGACCCAGGCCGGTGA
- a CDS encoding Tn3 family transposase, translating to MPVDFLNEEQRSSYGQFSEEPNEAQLARYFLLDEADIAFISERRGEQNRLGVALQITVARFLGNFLPDLTVVPKNVKLFVANQLSIKDIRVLSGYARRENTRWEHMALIRDQYGYRDFNSPPWGFRLSRHLYSRAWISNERPSLMFDFATAWLIQHKVLLPGVTTLTRLIAEIRERATSLLWSRLSTLPSDEQKVELDKLLEISEGLRNSQFDLFKKGPVKISGPAFNDAVNRYKKLEAFGIQSLDFSHIPLTRLKSLARHAGMISMYKVGRMADKKRIGFLVAFVRAFETMALDDALDVLDMFITKIVGEAKKIGQKKRLRSLKDLDKSALTLAEICAMIINDETKDDCLREAIYSKISKEDLAETILRIRDLARPSDEGFQKEMMEQYGRVRRFLPTLLRDIVFKSAPAGQTTLDALNYLAADGIKRTQYLDNPPLDIISGPWKRLVFDQEGRVTRRGYTLCLLDKLQDALRRRDIYVEQSDRWGDARSKLLQGEEWQANRVQVCRSLGHPIKPKEAIASLIHQLDTTYKKVSANFDNNANVILDLKGKNPSLTITNLEKLEEPESLTRLNEQVLGLLPTVDLTELLLEIHAHTGFADEFTHVSEANARADNLNVSICAVLLAEACNIGLEPLIKHQIPALTRHRLSWAKQNYLRSETLIRANARLVDYQALVPLAKEWGGGEVASADGMRFVTPIRTINAGPNPKYYGSRQGITWYNFISDQYSGFHGIVIPGTLRDSIFVLEGLLEQQTGLNPTEIMTDTSGTSNMVFGLFWLLGYQFSPRLADAGEAIFWRVDKDADYGPLNDLARGQVNVPKIEQHWDDMLRIAGSLKLGTVHASELIRSLLKSERPSSLAQAIIEVGRINKTLYLLNYIDDEHYRRRILTQLNRGEGRHAVARAICHGRRGEIRKRYREGQEDQLGALGLVTNALVLWNTIYIQAALDHLRQRSVVINKEDEARLSPLVHGHVNMLGHYAFTLSDAIKNGKLRPLNQPIEMVAIA from the coding sequence ATGCCTGTCGATTTTTTAAACGAAGAGCAGAGGAGTAGTTACGGTCAGTTTTCCGAAGAACCCAACGAAGCTCAACTTGCCCGCTATTTCCTGCTTGATGAGGCCGACATCGCCTTTATTTCTGAACGACGCGGAGAACAGAATCGGCTAGGAGTTGCATTACAAATCACCGTTGCCAGGTTTTTAGGAAATTTCCTTCCTGACCTCACCGTCGTGCCGAAAAATGTTAAACTCTTCGTTGCGAATCAATTATCAATAAAAGACATTAGGGTATTATCTGGTTACGCCCGGCGAGAAAACACCAGGTGGGAGCACATGGCTCTGATCCGCGATCAATATGGTTATCGCGATTTTAATAGTCCGCCCTGGGGATTTCGCCTAAGCCGACATCTATACTCACGAGCTTGGATCAGCAACGAAAGGCCAAGCTTGATGTTTGACTTTGCAACAGCATGGCTCATTCAACACAAGGTGCTGCTCCCCGGTGTGACAACTCTCACACGCTTGATTGCGGAAATTCGAGAACGAGCCACTAGCCTCTTGTGGAGTCGACTTTCGACATTGCCCTCGGATGAACAAAAAGTGGAACTGGACAAGCTGCTGGAGATTTCGGAAGGACTACGCAATTCCCAGTTCGACCTATTTAAAAAAGGGCCCGTCAAGATTAGCGGCCCTGCATTTAATGATGCGGTTAATCGTTACAAGAAGTTAGAAGCGTTTGGAATTCAAAGCCTCGATTTTTCACATATCCCTCTTACTCGGCTGAAAAGCTTAGCTCGACATGCTGGAATGATCTCCATGTACAAGGTTGGGCGCATGGCTGACAAAAAGCGAATAGGATTTCTGGTTGCTTTTGTCAGAGCCTTCGAAACCATGGCTCTTGACGATGCCCTTGATGTACTGGATATGTTCATTACCAAGATCGTCGGTGAGGCAAAAAAAATCGGTCAGAAGAAACGCTTACGTTCGCTAAAAGACTTGGATAAGTCGGCCCTGACCCTAGCCGAGATTTGCGCCATGATCATTAATGATGAAACTAAGGACGACTGTCTAAGGGAAGCGATATATTCAAAAATTTCAAAAGAGGATCTGGCAGAAACGATTCTGAGGATCCGCGATTTGGCTAGGCCATCAGATGAGGGTTTTCAAAAGGAGATGATGGAACAGTATGGCCGTGTGCGGCGCTTCCTTCCAACGTTGCTTCGAGATATTGTTTTCAAATCTGCTCCGGCTGGCCAAACAACCCTGGACGCTTTGAATTACTTGGCGGCAGATGGCATTAAGCGAACACAATACTTGGACAATCCACCTCTCGACATCATTTCAGGCCCGTGGAAACGCTTGGTCTTTGATCAGGAAGGCCGTGTCACCCGACGCGGCTACACTCTCTGTCTTCTTGATAAGCTCCAGGACGCTCTACGTAGGCGAGATATATACGTTGAACAAAGTGATCGCTGGGGTGATGCCAGATCCAAACTCCTGCAAGGCGAAGAGTGGCAGGCCAATCGCGTTCAGGTTTGTCGTTCACTTGGTCATCCAATCAAGCCCAAGGAAGCCATTGCCAGTTTGATCCATCAACTGGACACAACCTACAAAAAAGTTTCGGCTAATTTTGACAACAATGCGAATGTGATCCTTGATCTGAAGGGTAAGAATCCTTCTCTGACCATCACCAATCTAGAGAAGCTGGAAGAACCCGAGAGCTTGACCAGATTGAACGAACAGGTCTTGGGCCTGCTTCCAACAGTGGACCTCACTGAACTATTGTTGGAAATTCATGCCCATACCGGCTTTGCTGACGAGTTTACCCATGTCAGTGAGGCTAATGCACGAGCCGATAATCTGAATGTCAGTATCTGTGCAGTTCTTTTAGCGGAAGCCTGCAATATTGGCCTAGAACCATTGATCAAACATCAGATTCCGGCTTTGACGAGACACCGCCTCAGCTGGGCGAAACAGAACTATCTTCGGTCAGAAACACTCATCCGAGCAAATGCACGGTTGGTCGATTACCAAGCACTTGTTCCATTAGCAAAAGAGTGGGGCGGTGGTGAAGTTGCATCTGCTGATGGAATGCGTTTCGTTACGCCGATCCGAACCATCAATGCAGGGCCTAACCCGAAATATTATGGATCGCGGCAGGGAATCACATGGTACAATTTTATATCAGATCAATACTCCGGGTTCCACGGCATTGTCATTCCGGGAACATTGAGAGATTCCATCTTCGTTTTGGAAGGGTTGCTGGAACAGCAGACAGGACTAAATCCGACGGAAATCATGACCGACACCAGCGGCACCAGTAATATGGTCTTTGGCCTCTTCTGGCTTCTGGGCTACCAATTTTCACCACGCTTGGCAGATGCGGGCGAAGCAATCTTTTGGCGGGTCGATAAAGACGCCGATTATGGCCCATTGAATGATTTAGCCCGAGGTCAGGTGAATGTCCCGAAGATCGAACAACACTGGGATGACATGCTGAGGATCGCGGGTTCTCTTAAGCTCGGTACTGTGCATGCTTCTGAATTAATCCGCTCGTTACTGAAAAGTGAACGTCCCTCAAGTCTTGCCCAGGCCATTATCGAGGTTGGACGCATCAATAAGACTCTATATCTTCTTAACTACATTGATGATGAACATTATCGTCGCCGCATTTTGACGCAATTGAATCGTGGCGAGGGGCGGCATGCAGTTGCCCGTGCGATTTGCCATGGGCGACGGGGAGAAATCCGCAAGCGTTACCGCGAGGGGCAGGAGGACCAGTTGGGAGCCCTAGGGTTAGTCACGAATGCTTTGGTTTTATGGAACACGATCTATATTCAGGCTGCACTCGATCATCTTCGCCAGAGGTCGGTAGTGATCAATAAAGAGGATGAAGCCCGTCTTTCACCTTTGGTTCACGGGCATGTCAACATGCTGGGGCATTATGCGTTCACGCTGTCTGATGCAATTAAGAATGGAAAACTCCGCCCTCTGAATCAGCCAATTGAGATGGTGGCGATTGCTTAA
- a CDS encoding type II toxin-antitoxin system HicB family antitoxin: MKYPVAIHKDQDSCFGVSVPDIPGCFSAGETIDEALKNIQEAISDHLQILAEEGKGAPEPSEVEKHYDNPDYAQALWAQVTYKYNGSHS; encoded by the coding sequence ATGAAATATCCCGTTGCAATTCATAAAGATCAGGATTCTTGTTTTGGTGTATCGGTTCCCGATATTCCCGGATGCTTTTCAGCCGGGGAAACCATCGATGAAGCTCTGAAAAATATCCAAGAGGCTATTTCTGATCATTTGCAGATTCTGGCTGAAGAGGGGAAGGGTGCTCCTGAACCGTCTGAGGTGGAGAAGCATTACGATAATCCCGATTATGCACAAGCTTTATGGGCGCAGGTAACCTATAAATATAACGGCTCGCACTCTTAA
- a CDS encoding recombinase family protein, with product MLIGYMRVSSDSDRQSTDLQRDALLKAGVDVRNIFEDRASGARDDRTGLCKALEYVNPGDVFVVWKLDRLGRSLTHLISIVNELREKQVAFCSLTENMDTSTPSGELFFHVFGALAQYERALIQERVVAGLSAARQRGRIGGRPRTIVGEKLDAIIVALDNGMSKAAVCRNFGVKRTTLIETLARVNWTGPRDDDTSPR from the coding sequence ATGTTGATCGGCTATATGAGGGTTTCGTCGGATTCGGATCGGCAAAGTACAGACCTGCAGCGCGATGCACTCTTGAAAGCTGGGGTTGATGTCAGGAACATTTTCGAAGATCGAGCCTCGGGTGCAAGGGATGATCGAACCGGGCTGTGTAAGGCGCTGGAGTATGTTAATCCCGGTGATGTGTTTGTTGTCTGGAAACTAGACCGCCTTGGGCGATCCCTGACCCATTTGATTTCCATTGTGAATGAATTGCGGGAAAAACAGGTCGCCTTTTGTTCCCTCACCGAGAACATGGATACCAGCACGCCGTCAGGAGAACTTTTTTTTCACGTATTTGGTGCGCTTGCACAGTATGAGCGAGCTTTGATCCAAGAACGAGTCGTTGCTGGCTTATCTGCCGCTCGGCAACGTGGCAGGATTGGTGGTCGGCCACGCACCATTGTCGGTGAGAAACTGGATGCGATTATTGTCGCGCTTGATAATGGGATGTCCAAGGCAGCGGTATGCCGAAACTTCGGTGTTAAGCGCACCACTTTGATCGAAACACTTGCACGGGTCAATTGGACAGGACCGCGTGATGATGATACCTCGCCACGATGA
- a CDS encoding aldo/keto reductase, which translates to MNNKQNDPVRERSTTALDRRKFLVAGASVASVAAVSMLPGFAAALPKGEEQSPSVNAKPGKRMLGSLEVSSIGLGVQNMHRKYTTTVPYRPEMINIIREAYERGVTFFDTAEAYGPFEDERILGEAIEPFRDKVRITSKFGWNIDPETGERGPGLNSRPKSIKRAVEGSLKRLRTDHIDLLYQHRVDPQVPIEDVAGAIKELMDEGKVLHWGLSEPGIQTIRRAHAVLPLTAIQNEYSMATRDTEKQVIPLCEELGIGFVPWWPLDCQLLTGWIDGNTRFASGDFRAITPRFSPENLAHNIQLVDLIKTWAIRKKSSPVQIALAWLMAQKPWIVPIPGTTVMAHMIENIGATEVQFTRGEIAELNAALEAIEVRGQRLPDRVLAFSGVEAPPKR; encoded by the coding sequence ATGAATAATAAACAAAACGACCCTGTTAGAGAGCGCAGCACTACAGCATTGGATCGACGCAAATTTCTTGTCGCAGGGGCAAGTGTGGCAAGTGTGGCCGCTGTCTCAATGTTGCCCGGTTTTGCCGCCGCTTTACCTAAAGGTGAAGAACAGAGTCCTTCGGTGAATGCAAAACCTGGAAAACGTATGCTCGGCTCACTTGAGGTGTCGAGCATTGGTCTCGGCGTCCAGAACATGCACCGCAAGTATACAACCACTGTGCCGTACCGTCCGGAAATGATAAACATCATCCGTGAGGCTTACGAACGCGGCGTCACTTTCTTTGATACTGCCGAGGCATACGGACCTTTTGAAGATGAACGGATTCTCGGTGAGGCCATCGAGCCGTTCAGAGATAAGGTGAGGATTACATCCAAGTTCGGCTGGAACATAGACCCGGAGACCGGCGAACGCGGCCCAGGGCTCAATAGCCGCCCCAAAAGTATCAAGCGCGCAGTGGAAGGATCACTCAAACGACTGCGGACCGACCACATCGACCTCCTCTATCAACACCGTGTTGATCCACAGGTACCAATTGAAGATGTCGCCGGAGCGATCAAGGAGCTTATGGATGAAGGTAAAGTTCTGCACTGGGGGCTTTCCGAGCCTGGCATACAGACAATCCGTCGAGCTCATGCTGTGTTGCCCCTGACCGCGATTCAAAACGAGTATTCGATGGCAACCCGAGACACGGAAAAGCAGGTGATACCGCTCTGCGAAGAGTTGGGCATCGGCTTTGTACCCTGGTGGCCCCTGGACTGCCAGTTACTCACCGGCTGGATCGATGGGAACACGAGGTTCGCATCCGGTGATTTTCGTGCTATCACTCCAAGGTTCTCGCCCGAAAATCTTGCTCATAATATACAATTGGTTGACCTGATAAAGACCTGGGCAATCCGAAAAAAATCATCTCCTGTTCAGATCGCACTTGCCTGGCTCATGGCACAGAAGCCCTGGATAGTGCCTATCCCCGGAACAACGGTGATGGCTCACATGATCGAAAATATCGGTGCGACTGAAGTTCAATTCACACGAGGTGAGATCGCAGAACTGAATGCGGCATTGGAGGCCATCGAAGTGCGCGGCCAACGTCTGCCCGATAGGGTGCTAGCCTTTTCTGGCGTGGAGGCGCCCCCGAAAAGATGA
- a CDS encoding flavodoxin family protein translates to MNVLLINGSPNVHGCTYTALSEVEKSLNGQGIKTEIIHVGNKDIRGCIGCRKCKSTGKCIVDDLVNEVALKFEQADGIVIGSPVYFASANGTLVSFIDRLFFSVPFERSMKVGAAVVSARRGGCSSTFDVINKYFTIAGMPIASSQYWNSVHGFTPDDVRKDEEGLQTMRTLGKNMAFLIKSISLGKEKYGLPEKETWIATNFIR, encoded by the coding sequence ATGAATGTATTATTAATAAATGGAAGTCCAAATGTACATGGATGCACATATACAGCTTTAAGCGAAGTAGAAAAATCTCTGAATGGACAGGGGATTAAAACAGAAATTATACATGTCGGAAATAAGGATATTAGAGGATGCATTGGATGTCGTAAATGCAAATCAACTGGAAAATGTATAGTTGATGATTTAGTCAATGAAGTAGCACTAAAATTTGAACAAGCAGATGGTATCGTAATTGGTTCCCCTGTGTATTTTGCTTCTGCCAATGGAACCCTAGTATCCTTTATAGATCGCCTTTTCTTTAGCGTTCCATTTGAAAGGAGTATGAAAGTGGGCGCTGCAGTAGTATCAGCTAGAAGAGGCGGTTGCTCATCAACTTTTGATGTAATTAATAAATATTTTACAATTGCAGGTATGCCAATTGCCTCAAGTCAGTATTGGAACAGCGTCCATGGATTTACACCAGATGATGTCAGAAAAGACGAAGAGGGATTACAGACTATGCGTACATTGGGGAAAAACATGGCTTTTTTAATAAAAAGTATTTCTTTGGGTAAAGAGAAGTATGGCTTACCTGAAAAAGAAACTTGGATAGCTACCAATTTTATTCGGTAG